From Argopecten irradians isolate NY chromosome 12, Ai_NY, whole genome shotgun sequence, one genomic window encodes:
- the LOC138336765 gene encoding heterogeneous nuclear ribonucleoprotein A3 homolog 2-like — MYDMGGQESDDKLKKLFIGGLSFETTDDSLRTHFEQFGAVSDCVVIKDRETKRPKGFGFITYELEEGADNAQENRPHKLDGRQVETKRAMPRESGESSLSVVKMFVGGMNEDTTEEEVRDTFQGFGKITSVDLIKDKNTGKNKKFCFVSFEDYDSVDKCVLRKKFKIGMKEVEVKKALPKDAGEGGRGGGRGGMGGRGGRGGGRGGGGGGFNQGGYNQSGGYGQGGYDNYNQGGGSGYGYTQQYNSGGGGGGYDNYGGGYNQQGFGQGYGDNYGGGAMNRSGGGGGGHRATPYGNTGGSYNRGGGGGGYNRR; from the coding sequence ATGTATGATATGGGTGGCCAGGAGTCGGATGACAAATTGAAAAAGTTGTTTATCGGTGGGTTGAGCTTTGAAACTACAGATGATTCCCTCCGAACACATTTTGAACAGTTCGGAGCTGTGAGCGATTGTGTGGTCATAAAAGACCGCGAGACCAAACGACCAAAGGGATTCGGATTCATCACATACGAATTAGAAGAAGGTGCCGATAATGCACAAGAAAACCGACCTCACAAACTCGATGGCAGGCAAGTGGAAACGAAACGAGCAATGCCTAGGGAAAGTGGCGAATCCTCCTTATCGGTAGTGAAAATGTTTGTTGGCGGGATGAACGAAGACACGACTGAAGAAGAGGTTCGCGATACTTTCCAAGGTTTTGGAAAAATCACATCTGTTGACTTAATCAAAGACAAAAATACTGgtaaaaataagaaattttgCTTTGTCTCATTTGAAGACTATGATTCCGTTGATAAGTGTGTGTTGAGAAAGAAATTCAAGATTGGAATGAAAGAAGTTGAGGTGAAGAAGGCCCTACCAAAGGACGCCGGTGAAGGTGGACGAGGAGGAGGCCGTGGAGGCATGGGAGGTCGTGGAGGACGAGGAGGTGGTCGCGGAGGCGGCGGTGGTGGTTTTAATCAGGGAGGTTACAACCAAAGTGGTGGATATGGCCAAGGAGGTTATGACAACTACAACCAGGGTGGTGGTAGCGGCTACGGATACACCCAGCAGTACAAcagtggtggtggtggtggtggttatGACAACTACGGTGGTGGATACAACCAGCAGGGATTCGGTCAGGGATACGGAGACAACTATGGAGGTGGAGCCATGAACAGGAGCGGCGGCGGTGGTGGCGGACATCGAGCAACGCCGTATGGAAACACCGGCGGTAGCTACAACCGAGGAGGTGGCGGCGGCGGATACAACAGGCGATGA